CGTGCTGTCCCTTATCCGGCGCAGGCATCAGTATGGAAATGTTGTTCCCGATCACTTCTTCAGGCTCATAACCGAAAAGCGCGCAGGCTGATGGGTTGATACTTTCCACAATACCATAGGCATCAATCGAAATGATCCCGTCGATGGCATTCTGGACGATGGCATGAAGCAATTCAGAATTTTTCATGTTATGGCAGCGGTTGGTGCCCAAAATTAAAAATTTTAGCGCTGCAAATCGTGCGCGCCGTCACATTTCGCAGCCTATTCGCTATTTATGCCGGAAATCATGTCCTGACGTGTTTAAAATCATTCCGCAACTATAAACGATGGTGCAAATTTGTCTTGTTATCCGGATCGGGATTTCGCTTCCGCAGAACAACAAAACCTTAAAAATATTAATAAATGAAGAAGAATGTTGGCACGAAAGACAGCCTTGCGAGAATCCTTATCGCCGTCGCCATATTATACAGCATGGATGGTTTTACAGATACGACTAAAGTAATTTTGGGCTGTGCCGCTGCAGCTTTGCTCCTGTCGGCGCTGAGCAGCTATTGCCTGATATATCTGCCATTCGGGATCAACACGGTGCAGCGGAAAACGAGTCAAGGAAAACACATGAAGCGATAGCTGAAGCACTGATTGTTGCAAAAATTCTCAGGATTCCTGAACTGGCCCATGACTGTCTGATTGTTAACTCCATCCGATCAGAAGTGACATTAGCGCCACAGGTTACTGTAACACCCCACGCACATCCTGTGTAAATGTCCATGGGCAAAGCGGGCCCGCGCCTTTGCGGAAACAGTGCGCAATAACCGAGCTGCAGTATATTAAAGTAATTGATGAATATTAAAAATATAAAATACTGGATATGTTATCCTTAGTAGCAATTATAATATTAATTATATTGATTATCCTATGGACACTCGCTGTGTCCGTACAACGCTTTGACGAAGGACTAAAAAAACGCGCTGACGGGAAGGACACAGCAACCAACCAGCACGACGCAGTTGAATCTGGTAGGGAAAATGCATCCGGTTCCCGGAACGGTGCCGACAAGTAGTCATACCGCCTGCTGCTAAAGCCCGGAAACCGTAACAGGATAGTGTGTGATCCAAAAGTTTTGGGTAAGTCGTTGTGACCAATATCATTTTCCGTCTTAGCAAAGTGCCCTAATTTAGCGGAAAATCAGACCCTATGTCACCATCATTTATACACAAATACAATGTGCCCGGGCCACGCTACACAAGCTATCCGACTGTTCCGTACTGGGACAATGATTTTTCACCTGCACAGTACATAGACAGTGTCCGGGATGCTTTCAGGCTTTCTGACGAAGGCATCAGCATCTACATCCACCTGCCGTTTTGCGAGAGCATGTGTACCTTCTGCGGATGCCATAAACGGATTACCAAAAATCATCAGGTCGAGGCACCGTACATTAATG
The nucleotide sequence above comes from Flavobacterium magnum. Encoded proteins:
- a CDS encoding YgaP family membrane protein, which produces MKKNVGTKDSLARILIAVAILYSMDGFTDTTKVILGCAAAALLLSALSSYCLIYLPFGINTVQRKTSQGKHMKR